The Toxoplasma gondii ME49 chromosome XI, whole genome shotgun sequence region TTCAGTACAATATAAAACAACATACTCAGTTCATCGCTGCTCTACCAGGGGGATTCGATTTTCTGTGGTTTTACCAAGTGCCTCGCTACTGTCTCGGCGTTGCTTGGCCGCCAGGTCCTAGGCTGACTTCGGtggaaacgagaggagatTCTTCAGAAGTCTATTGAAGATAGTTAAGCATGAAAAAAACGAGTCTCTCGAGGATTTTTATGCCGCCCGCGTTCGTGCCAGTCTCCTCTGGCCCGGAACTGGAATCATGCACTTCGGCAAGAGAAACTCAAGGAGAGAAAATCTTAGTTCTTTCAAGAATAGCTATCCTAACTtacgcatacatacacacatacatacacacatacacacatacatgcatacacatttTCGTCATACGGAAATAACAACGTGTCCAAATAGAGGAAGCTCGTTTACTTTAAACGGCGGAGCTTATGACAGATAGGccagtatatatatatatatatatatatatatagctaCGAACACCAAAAGGTTGTCCGTACTCGTGAGATGTTTGTTAAACAGCCCCTGGATTTTTATTTACTTATATGAACGCGcagatatgcatgtacatatgtgtatatttcTCTAGTCTTTGTGTGGCTGAAGCGTGCTACTTGAATGCACGCTGCAGAAATCTTGTCTCTTGTTTCCAGGCTCGGGAGGACTACCTCGCGAAATCCGAACGTGAAAGTGAGAGAGCGGGGAAGGCGGCACTtgatttgcatgcagaaactTATTTTCAAATCTGTATCGAGTGGCCCCGccgctcgtcttcttcttaGTGAAGAATGCTTTGTTGAACAGACTGTGTATTTCTTTTTATTTACCTAAATGTACAGTGCGATGGGTTCGTCGAGTCCCCTCCTTGAGGGCGACGCGAACCGTTTACTGACAAAGATCATGTAGCTTCGTTCGTGGAACTCAGCAGAGCTTTTGCGCGACCTGCGATGCCTGTCAAGTCGGTCGGGGAAGCTCTGATCATGGCTATGGTATTAAAAACTGCATTTCTACTTTTTTTACACTTTCTCTGTAGAAATGGAGGTCTATGAAACTGGTTTCTCTGCCCTACAAAAACGGTTAATGAATCTTTTTCCATACGGCAAATGTGGCAACAGTCACAAACACTCTAGCTCTGCTTGTGCACAACAAAAACGGCACCTTCTCTGTACTCGATGTATTCATTTTCTTGCCTTTCTGGACACTCTTACTTGGACGCGTCACCGTGTATCGATCCGTCTCCTCTACGTCTCACGTCGTTTTTAATTCTGTGTCcactgtttccttctgtgtttcACTTGTTTCAGCTATGCTTCCCTCTCACATTCGCTTTTTTAAAAAACGCTAGATGCGTTTCAGGGGTTTTACTTTGCCAGAAGTTGTTCAACGGCTAGGCGcctccttgttttcttcccaCCCGGTCCAGCTCTGTATTGTTTAACTCGCTTCATTCGTAGTAAACTTGGTTGCCCTACGTTATGTGTATGCttatatgtacacatatatgaagatatatttatatgtgtatgtgtacatatatatatatatatatatatgtctgcaAGCCTCTGGTATAAATATAATTCATCAATTCGGTCTGTGAATGTGTTTGTGACTCCACGTGTTGCTacatgcgtttctccgtGTGACGGTAAAAAATGGTAATCTCAGTGGTTTGCGAGAGCCGGAACATAACGATGTTTACTCAGTTTAACTCTCTTCTTGGACTCAGTTAACTCGCGTCCGGGATGGCGCACTTGCGTTGTGTTTGCTTCGTTTGTTTCCCTCTTAAGTCGCTGCGGTTGTTGCGGtatctcttcctttttcttctagAAGCTGCAACTCTCGAGGCAATGGAGAGGGCTACGGCGCGCAGACGAACgttgcttcgccttcttggATTTGGTAGGCCATGGAGAAAAGGCGCCAATGTGCAATAAACGGGTGTGCGCAAGACATCTGAACATGTTGGCGTCCATTagcatatgcatgtatactGGAAACTGCAGGCATCAGCGCTGACGGGCTGGTAGAAGCGTCGAACCGAGCCGGTACAGCAAATACGGTATCCGAGAGTGCCAAGTCTACCGTATATGATTTATTTTGCCCGTGGACTACGCTCTGTCTTACATTATAGAAgtccgacggagacagaagcggaaAGAGGCTGTTCATGGTCAACCCCTCCCGCAGGCAGCGAGTGTGAGAGCTGTGTGTCACACTCACTCTTTGGCAGTTCAAAAGAAACACGCGTCGTGACCCTTGTGTCTCATTCGTGAATCGTGTAATCTAGAAGCGGCTGTTTGTTTGACAGATCTCCCGCACCCAGATATCGTAAAACGGCCGTCAACCGGTCCGGCACCCCCTGCGCGTATCGTGCCTGCTTGGGAGTTTCTAGCGTGCGGGAGAACAGTGACTTCACCAAAGCGCGAAAGTGGCCGTTGCAACATGCAGCATCCTAGAGCTTACTGCGGTAGTTCTGTATATTGCAACACACTATTATGATAGATAAGGAGTACACTGTAACATCTGACGGTGAACTtgcggcgtctctctgcgggAGTTGAACGGCATGTGAAGTGGAGCGTCGCGTGATGAGCGTGCGTTTCTTGTCTGTTGCAGTGGTCGTGGCGATTATTTTCTTGCTGCTCTACTTTGGCCTCGAGCTCTTCATTGCGCGAGACAGCCGGAAGAGACGTTAACAAGAAAAGCTTCCTCTGGATCTATCGCTGAATCACAGCCAGTGAATTTTAACCGTTCAATCGATACCGTCAAATAAATATGAGTCAAGCGAAATCGTCAACCCAGCGTCACCAAAGAAACATTGGAAATGAATAAAACGAAAAGCACATATCGATAAGAGCGAATCCAACTAGTTACTTCCACAATTGTCTTAGAAGCTCAGATGGTCTTCCACAGACGCTCTCTCCGGTTTCGGACCTATTCGGAATCTGCTGTTCCAGAAATCAAAAAGTAAACGACACAAACAGCTCACCACAAGACGTTGTGCCCGGAAGGATCTCAAATGACAGTGAATCCATTTGTCACTGTCACGCATTCGGTATTTAATTTTTCTCCCTGGGACAAAAGTGGCTGCGCACCTACGGCTACCAAAAACTAAAGTACCACGAAACAACACGGACGTTCCGCTTTTGGTTCCTCGGCGTCATAAAACGTCTCTGACAAGAATCACAAAACACCACTACTACCTGGTGAGGAGCGTTCCACTTGGCCGTTGACCAAGAACTGGATTTCGGAAAACCAACCACCACCCACCGCATTTTTCTCCTcacgtttttttctgtcgctcggATGCCTACCCTCCACTCATCGCCGCGCTTTGTGGACACTCAAGAGTAGGCGCGTCCGCTGAAGTCTGGGCTCCTGTGCATTCGTGCGCTCTTGTATGAAACTCATCGGCTCGGAAGAAAATGAATTGTTTTCGAGCGTGGTAGAAAACGGCCGACGGATCGTTTCAGTGAACACCATCGAAAAACTTCACACCGCGCTCTACAGGATTAATCAGCGGTCTGCACCAAGAAGACCGCGATGTCTTTCCTCAATATCAAAAGAGTGACGTCGGGTTCCTTGTACATGTGTATCTCATAGCTGCGTACTTCGGTCGGACCAGAAAAAAGGTTGTGTGTAGAAGAGAGGACACTTCTCCGTGAACCTAGTCGGCTGAAGAGGTTTTCGACAGCGTTTCCAGAGGCCAGACAAGGATACGTAGGAAGCGGCAACCTTCACGACAGAAATGCCATCCGAAATGCGTTACTGCGTAAGTCTGAGACACACCACTCACAACTCGGATGTGACTTTAACGAACGAGCACTGGACTTGAGTTTCAGTGGGAAACGACAATTGGATTCAAAACGGCACTGAAATAgtgctgtctcttcgagaGAACAAATCTCCTACTTCGCTTCGCATTCGATGCCATCCTGGGCCACAGGGTAACTTCTGAGAACCGTGATTGGCCACAATCACTTCTCCCCCCgcagaacgagaaaaggaagctgTATGACAAACTTGCCAACAGTCCTGTCTAtctttcttttccgtgtCGCTGACGGTGTGCTCACAAAACGTGTGAGGGGTACCGCCACCTTTGTTTCCGTCCTACGGAAGGAAGAACGTACTTGCACTCTATGCTCCAGTGTATTACTCGATTTCGGTCTCACCAGCGTAACTGTGCACCGTTGATTGAGTACTCTATCAGCATCTGTTCTGGTTCTTTTGCCACCCAGAAGAATATATTTGAATTTCAGTCACCTGATACGCAGTATTCTACTCTTTCGCCCTAAAGGGATGCACGGGTCACTGCCCGAAGCTCTTCGGTTCTTCTCACTcagcttttctttcttgagACACTGAAGGAGGTTCCGCAGTGGAACGTTCCTACTTTATGCGCCCTTGGATCAAAAATTCATTTTGAGAGAAACGCTACGGTCGTTCTTCAGCGATGCGTTTTGGTGACTTCTGAAAGAACCGATCGGGGCCCGGTCGTCACGCTCCCAAGGTGTGTCTTCCTTCCATTTTTCTCTAGTCATCGCATGTTacctcctttctttccaaTGAAGATAAGGCTCTGTGTCTGAAGAACACGAGAAAGGGGCATTTAGGTGATAGAATGTTGAATGCCGAAAGAGTGCTGAAGAAACACATGGGGATTTGGAAGGCAAAAGGTTCACTTTCCATACTTCCTTTGGGAGCGATCCCTCtatttctccctcctctgaCTTCAAAATGCACTTCAATAAAAAGAATGAAAACCTACAAGGAGGGGGAAACGGCGCTTCGATGCAACAACGGCCGCATCGCACCAAGAGCGAAAAATGCCACTGTCGACTCCCCGTGCACTGTCTGGTTTCTAATGCTTTCCTCCCACCGAACCCATTGTTTTTCTACGAAGACGCCATCGTATAAGACATCTACAGTTCTACTCCAGTTTGACTGCAACGACGCGGCGCTGCTTTACCGAAGAGCGGGACTTCTGGCGGGGCCGCTGTCGTCCTCCAACACTCGTTTGCGACTCTCGAGTTCCTAGTTTTCATCTTCCTTCAAGGGACAACCAGTTCAAGCATGCCATCGACTCTCAGCTACCCGAGGAAcggtcttttttttctcaacATGAGAGAGTGCTTTCTGGCCCTTTTGCCTCAGGCAACTCGGCAGGGTTCTGTAGACTGAAGAGACCCGCTCCTGAATGAGGAAACCCAAGTTCCCTTCCTGGTCCCGTCAAATTCTTCGGGCTGATCGTGTAGGTTTCTCTGGTGTTGACACACACACGAGCACTGCGGAACTTCACCAACGCGGGACCACCAAAAGCCGCTCGTTGAAGCGAGTTGCTTCGTTCTTCCCCATTCTTTGGTGTCGTTATCGGCTCACTTGCAAGTTACGTGCCTCGCCACGCTTGAACCGAGCGGGGAACTATGAAAAGTTGAGGTTCTGGTGTACCAGAGCATTCAGCCGCTGTGTAGGAGGTTATCTCGACCGGCAGAGCGTCAGCTTTTTGTAATTTCGTTTTCAGTTTATTTCTTCAGATCACGCGCTTTCACGGAACCCGACGCGACAGCAGCTGTTGCCGGGAGCgcggggtgtatgtacacccttTTTCGAGCACGGACACACGGAAGCGGCGACATCAGCAGCAGAAccccttcgcttctgcaCCGCCGTCTTCATACCAAACACGAAACACTTTCGAACGAAAAGCCACGAAATGCCCGATACAGGTGGAGAGGACGGGACGAAAAACCACAGAATTTGCTGCAAGCTCTTTTAGCGACCCGGTTTGTGGCCTGAACCTCAGAGGCGGCGCGAGACGCGCTGACTACCGAATGCTCCCCCTGCGCGGGActgaggaggcgagacgacGGCCTCCGCCAAACTCGGAGTTTCACAGGTGGGATGAAACTGATGACAAGTGGTGCGCAGACCATCTTGTCGCACAAAATGTGTCAGAGCTGAAAACGTGGAGCCACCGTGCCTCCGCAAAACACCACCAGTCAAAAACCCCGGCCAAACGCCACGAGGCGACCCTCGAATGGTGCAGAAAGACCATACTGTCTCTCCACGACgtccttccttttccccGATTTGCGTGCTCTGCAAAATTCCCCCATGTTATCTTGAACGCTTTCTCGGACACCACACCCCGTCAGTTTTCGACTGTCCCCACTCACCAAACACACACTCGACAGCTACGATCCGTATCTCAGAACTGGCAACCTCATTTAGTTGCAGCAGACCTCGGTGCCTGCAGTGGGtgcatcttcttctggaGTGACGCCTCGATCCTCGCGTTTGTCGGTTCCGTTCGCGACTCCGTTGACGCcatgcgtctcttcctcagcgTTTTTCGCTGCTCCACGCGCCCCCCGTTTCCACCTTCCGCCGCTGGCTTTGTTTCTGGCCTCGGTCAGTGTCGCATCGAGGGAGGGGAAGGCGGCCTCGTCCGAGGCGTCCACACTCAGAGGGTTCTGAGGAGTTCGCCTCGTCCCCTGAGCGCGCTGCGGGCCTCTGCGGGGTTTCCCCTGGCCTGCCTCTCCAGTGCgggtctcctcgtcgccgttGTCACTCGCGTGAACAATCGCGCCGGCGGCAGCCTCCTTCAGAGCCTCTTCGATAAGCTTCACCGCCTTCTCCACTGCGGCGGGGGCTCCGCGAATCGCAGCGACGCCTTCCGTTCCGTCCATTCGAATCGACTCCACTCCGCTCTGCGTCTGGATCTTTCGAATGCGAGCTCCGTGGCGCCCGATGATTGCTGCCACCATGTCCTTCGGAACAGGCACCCGCTCGAGGAcgccctcgtctttctcaTCCGCGAACTCGCGTTCCTGGCGCTCCCGCAGAGCCGCGACGCAGGCTTGCACCGCCGCCTCGCCGCCGCGCACTACCAGACGGTGCTCGCGTCGCTCGATCGACACCGAGACTCCAAACTGTTCCTCGAGGTCTCGCACACCCTGGCCGCGCTCGGCCAGCAGCGCTGCCGTCATCTCTTTCCCGACGCCCATCGCCTCGCTGTGTCCTTCCTCCTTCAACAACGTGGTCAGCATCGCgcgcgccgcctccacctgctccttcgtccccaagaaagagagcacgAGGTCACCTGAGCTCTGCGCAGGGCTCCGGGGCGGGCGGAACGTCActcccgtctccttctcgatGTGGGCGCGCTTCGCTCGCGTCACGATCCGAGACAAAtctcgagaaacagacacttGCCCCGTCACGCGGTCCAGCAGCAGAAGGCCCTCCTCCGCCGCCTTCACAGCCGCGTCGATCTCCTCAGACGGACCCACCACAGTCAATTCGTTCTCTCCACGCAAGTACGTCACGCGGTCCTTCTCCCTGAGATtaacaaaaagaaaacgagaggctTCGTGGAGAtagcagaaaacagaaacgagcACAGACCAACGTCTGAAGCAGCCACAGAATCCAAGACTCTCGCAACCACTTTCCTCAACAGTGGTCTCGCGACGAAGCGTCTGGACCCCTGAAAAAGCGAAACTGTTGAACGCACCAGGTGGAACTCGCAACACCTTCGATCGCAAGACAAACCAAATAGCTAGATTCCCTGTCACATTTTATAAAATGCGATTCCTAGGTCCATATCAACTACCTtcttctggggagtatatactacgagtcAGACTCTCTCTTCATAAAACTGCGGAAAACAGAGATCTCTTCGCATTCGTCCAAGTTCACTTGCAACTCcaaaacgcatgcgtgcCACATTCCCTGCCTCTACGGCATGCGCCTGCTGTCGTCTGCTGTTTATTCCGACGCACTGCATCCCTTGTTCTGCCCCCGATTTCCCCTCTTCAGTTGACAACGCACCGAGAGCTCGCGGTGAATCCTGGGGCGTTGCCCTTGAGGAGTTTCAGGACTTTCTCGCCGTCAGCGCTGACGGTTTTGACGACGAGCTTCGCGGCTTCGTCCTGCAGACGCTTggcggcagcagctgcgttCTCTGGAGTCGCCTGTTGAACCAGGAGGAGGCCCTCAGAGCCGCCCTTCGGCGCCCGCACCGAGCAGTGGAACGCGGTTTCCAGTTCGCGCAGGAAAGAGCGGAAACTCGCGCCCGCCAACGCGCGGGCGATCGGAACCGGAAAGACCAGCGAAGTCGCCCCTCCTGGGCTCCCCGCTCCGGACGCAGAGGCCACCGGGGACGCCACCACctcctggagaagagaagaaaacaacttCCAGGCCGTTcgtggaagagacagaaacaatgaacgagacagagaaacggagacagtaTTTTatggagacaacagagaaagaggaaacacagacactTCGACGTGACGACTTGAACTGGAGGTGACGGCCAGTCTTGCTGCAAGAGTCTCCGGCCATGCATGCTcgcctgtgtcttctcttgtGTTCACAGCAACACACGGACCACAGAAACAAATCTTAAAAAACACCCTACGATAGAGTTATATACATGACAAACTTATATATAGAGAGCTGTGTGACCCCACAACTGTTTAATACTCTTTTCTGGTCCACCTGTTTTGCCAAGCCTCTCCCGTGGGGATCAGTCTTCACCGTTTCCCAGCTTCAGATCTTGGCCCTTTCAATTCTCAGAGAACAGGAACCTCTCAGCCAtttcctctgtgtgtgtttACTCCaatccccccccccctcacGTTTTAACGGTGAAACTGCCTGCTGCCAGGTGAGCAGTGTTCATTCCGCTAAATCGTCTGCAGTTTGATACGCTCTACCGGCCGATCTACGGTGTTTTTTTTTTGGTCTCGTTCTGTCTAGATGAATCTCGAGATATTTGTCACGTTCCGTGTGTATTTTAATACCTACACAATTCGACGCTTAGTTCCTCAGGTATTCCACGACAGTCTGTCTGCACAGCTGTGCATGGTACTTGGTTTACCTTGAGTTGACGAATGCCGGCTGCTATCTTCGCGGCAGTCGCACCCATGACGATCATTTCATTTCCCTCTGCCCAGACAACGACGTCGTTGTCTTCCTCGACGCGACGAAGATTCGCTCCTCCCGCCCCGATGACGCTACCGATGCTGCGGCCTTCCACCTGGACGCGatgtttctcgcgtttctcaggctGCATGCCTTCCTCGAGAGAGTTCAGCAGGGCGACTCCGCGATCGACGTTTGCAGCTTGGAGCCCGACGACCGCGACAGTGCCGGCGCGCCCCGCACCGCCGCTCTGTTTGTCGAGTACGAGGCCACACGCCCGTTCGAGTTTCCGAACAAGCACCGGATTTTGCCCACCGGGAAAGAGGAGGCCCATGGCGTCTGGcccgagagagacatgcTGCACCACGAGGGGCTGCGGTTGGGcggtctcctcctcctctgcagGTTTCGGCCCTCGGCGGCGCTCTGGGCCTCCGCGGGACAAGTCCCCGAGGCGCCGGCGCCACTGGGCCTCTTTCGCACTCGAAGGGCTCGCAGACCCGTTTCCGGCGTGGCCCGCGCGACCGCGTTCGCCTCCAGGCGAACCCGACGCGTGAAGCGCCTTGAGGAGGCCCTCGCCCTCGGCCTTCAGGGCGCCGAGGCGGTCGCGGAAGACCCGCAGTTCGTTTTGCTGCTGCGTGAGGATCAACTGCTCGCGCAGGTGAACGACGTAACGCAGACTCTCGTCGAGACAGGCGCGAATCTCCGCGCTCTCACCCTCGCCTTGGTGCGCCTGGCGCTGCAACTcgcgctgctgcttctggaCCTGCGCCTCGACGTCGCGAatctgctgctgcagctgctgcaccGTCACTCGCTTGCTCAGCGGCTTCTGCAGAGCCGCTACTTCGCGTTCGAGGGTTCCGTCGATCTCGCGGAGCACCGCCTCGACGTCCTGGGacagcttcttcgcgctgGGGGCGCCAGACCCGCGGGTCTGTTGGCCCGCAGCGCGCTTCAGGGCTTCGAGGCGGCGACGCAGCGGGGCCTCCTGCTCGGCGTAGTGG contains the following coding sequences:
- the FUBP2 gene encoding FUSE-binding protein 2 / KH-type splicing regulatory protein (encoded by transcript TGME49_216670~Gene product name based on ToxoDB Community Expert Annotation.), with the translated sequence MARKKRGSAATPEEGETPPAGQVAQKTPETGSAPQATEKPKEVSTQDLLAATALVARPQVDTSNLSASQKKNLKKKIRKQEQRQQEAAVLAVVRPEAKATGMASHYAEQEAPLRRRLEALKRAAGQQTRGSGAPSAKKLSQDVEAVLREIDGTLEREVAALQKPLSKRVTVQQLQQQIRDVEAQVQKQQRELQRQAHQGEGESAEIRACLDESLRYVVHLREQLILTQQQNELRVFRDRLGALKAEGEGLLKALHASGSPGGERGRAGHAGNGSASPSSAKEAQWRRRLGDLSRGGPERRRGPKPAEEEETAQPQPLVVQHVSLGPDAMGLLFPGGQNPVLVRKLERACGLVLDKQSGGAGRAGTVAVVGLQAANVDRGVALLNSLEEGMQPEKREKHRVQVEGRSIGSVIGAGGANLRRVEEDNDVVVWAEGNEMIVMGATAAKIAAGIRQLKEVVASPVASASGAGSPGGATSLVFPVPIARALAGASFRSFLRELETAFHCSVRAPKGGSEGLLLVQQATPENAAAAAKRLQDEAAKLVVKTVSADGEKVLKLLKGNAPGFTASSREKDRVTYLRGENELTVVGPSEEIDAAVKAAEEGLLLLDRVTGQVSVSRDLSRIVTRAKRAHIEKETGVTFRPPRSPAQSSGDLVLSFLGTKEQVEAARAMLTTLLKEEGHSEAMGVGKEMTAALLAERGQGVRDLEEQFGVSVSIERREHRLVVRGGEAAVQACVAALRERQEREFADEKDEGVLERVPVPKDMVAAIIGRHGARIRKIQTQSGVESIRMDGTEGVAAIRGAPAAVEKAVKLIEEALKEAAAGAIVHASDNGDEETRTGEAGQGKPRRGPQRAQGTRRTPQNPLSVDASDEAAFPSLDATLTEARNKASGGRWKRGARGAAKNAEEETHGVNGVANGTDKREDRGVTPEEDAPTAGTEVCCN